The sequence GCTTTACCAGGTAATCGAGCGCGGCGAGCTCGAAGGCGCGAAGCGCGTACTGATCGAATGCGGTAACGAAGATCGTTGCGGGCATCTTCTCGGCGCCGATCTCGCGCACGACGTCGAGTCCGGTTTTGCCGGGCATCTGCACATCGAGAAAGACGAGGTCCGGTGTCTTGCTGCGAATTGCCTCCACCGCGGTCGAACCGTTGTCCGCGGTGCCGATGACGTCGACACCGGGCTCGTGCGCGAGCAGATCGGTAATGCGCTCGCGTGCCAGGAGCTCGTCGTCGACGACGAGTACGCGAATTGGCGCGTTAGGCACGGTGTGCGTTAGGCAATCGAAACCACGGCCGACGTCAGCAGATCGGCGCGCGTATGAAATGGCAAACGAATCTCGGCGATCGTCACTGGGCCCTCGGTTCGATCTTCTGCGCGCAGGTCGAAGCTCTGGTCGTCGCCATACAGATGTGACAGGCGCGCGCGCGTGTTGCGTACGCCGACGCCAGTGCCGGATAGACTAGCCGTTCCTACCTCCCCAAGTGGCGCGTTGTTCTCGACGCACAGCACGAGCTGGCTTCCGTCGATGCGACCGCGGAGCACGATACGCCCGATCCCTTCGATTCTGGCAACACCATGCTTGACCGCGTTTTCCACGACGGGCTGAAGAACGAGATTGGGAACGAGCGCGTCCATCGCGCGCTCCTGAACGTCGGTAGTGACCTGGAGACGCCCCTGGAATCGCACTTCCATGATTTCCAAATATCGGCGGAGAAGCTCGAGCTCCTGTCGAAGCGGTACTTCCTGGTCGCCAGGGCCCTCGATCGTGTGACGCAACAGCTCGCTCAAGCGCGAGATCATGCGCCGAACGCCCCGCGGGTCGCGCTCGACGAGCGACGAAATCGCGTGCAGCGTGTTGAAGAGGAAGTGCGGATCGAGCTGCATGCGGAGCGCGTCGAGGCGCGCCTCGGCGAGCTGAGCGCGCAGTTGTGCAGCCACGCGAAGCGACTCCTCGCGCTGCCGTCGGTAGCGCAGCGAATATGCCCGAGCGAGCCCGGCCGCGAGAACGCCAAGATAGATAATGAAGTCGTTGAGGTACCACGGGCGAAGCCACAGGTATCCTGGAGGACCGCCACCACGACCTCGGCGCGGCGGGAATGGCATCAATGCGCTCCGCACCTCATCCCCGATCATGCCTAACGCGACGGCGATCGCGAACCCGACTGCGATGAGGATGAGCGCTCCGACGACACGATGCCGATGGTCGGCGAGGAACCGTGCGCTCAGCCAGAACACGAGCGGCGTGAGGAGCGCCCACGAATACGCTGACAGAAACGCAAGCGCGATGGGTGCCGATGCATTCGTGAACTGAAAACCGAGTTGCCGCGGATCGAGCAGGCGGTTCGCAAAGGTCAGCGCCGCCATGAAGGTCCAGAACGCCACGATCAGCACCAGTTCCCGCCGGCTCAGCCGGAAGGGCGGACTGGACAGGTCAGCGGCCCCTGCCTTCGTACTCGTTTCGAGTTCGCTAATCGTGCTCACGGTCACCCGGCATCTCCGACGTGTGGAAGCATACGCGAGGCCGCCGTCTGACGCCAAACCATTCATGACGCCGGAATGCCATTCATGACATCGGCGTGCAAGTCGTTGCAAACCGGGCATTTACGTCATCGAAAAGCATTATAATCATCCTCGACGCGATAGGTCCTCGAGTGAGGGCCAGCGTGCATGACCGAGCGGCTGAGGCCGCAGAACCGAGAGGATGAGCTATATGAAGAAATCGAGAATCGCAGCGGCAGCAGCCGTCGTCGTGCTCGCTGCCAGTAGCGTGGCGATGTACCGCCGGGCCGATGCGGGTCAAGTCTCGCCCTACCGGTTCGCGGCGGTTACACGAGGCAACCTGCAGGCGACCGTCTCCGCGACCGGTGCGCTCAGCGCCGTGACGACGGTGCAGGTCGGTACGCAGGTCAGCGGCCAGATCTCGGCGCTCTACGCCGATTTCAATCAGAAGGTAAAGAAGGGTCAGTTGCTGGCCCGCATCGATCCGACGCTGCAGCAGCAAGCGGTGCAGGACGCGCAAGCCGGCGTTGAGAAAGCGCAGTCACAATACACGACGGCCGAGCAGGAATACGGGCGTGAGAAAACTCTCTACGACTCGAAGGTCATTACCGCGACCGAGTTCGGAACGGCGCAGTCCAACTACGACGTTGGAAAGGCCGATCTGAAATCGGCGCAAATCGCGCTCGATAAGGCGAAGCAGAACCTCGCGTACACGAACATCTACGCGCCGATCGACGGCGTGATCGTGGCGCGCACGGTCGACGTCGGTCAGACGGTGGCGGCGAGCCTCTCGGCTCCCGAGCTGTTCCTGATCGCCAACAACCTGTCGCAGATGCAGATCCTCGCGAACGTCGACGAGAGTGACATCGGTCAGATCGCAGTTGGTCAGCCGGTGACGTTCACGGTGCAGGCGTATCCGAACCGGAGTTTCACGGGCACGGTGCAGCAGGTGCGGTTGCAGTCGACGACGCAGGACAACGTCGTGAACTACACGACGGTGATCTCCTGCTCGAACAGCGACGGCAAGCTGCTGCCAGGCATGACGGCGACGGTGCAGTTCCTGACGGGCTCGGCGACGAACGCCTTGCTCGTGCCGAACGCGGCGCTGCGTTTCCGCGCGACGCCGGAGATGATGGCAGAGGCGGGCATCAAGACGAGAAGCGCGACCTCCGGTAAGGGCGCGACCGCCAGCGGCGCAACTGCCAGCGGCGCGACTGCAAGCAGCCCGGCTAGCACCAGCGCGACGACGAACGGTGCAGCAGCGGCGAACGGTGGTCAGAGGTTCGGCGCCAACGGTGCTCGGAGTGGCAGCGGCACGCGGCCGAGTGGCGGGATGCTGTGGTATCTCGACAAGACCGGCAAGCTCGCGGTTGCACGTGTGAAGACCGGTCTCACCGACGGTCAAACGACGGAGATCATTCCGCGCGACAGCACGGCGACGATTCAGCCAGGACTGCAAGTGATCACCGCTACGACCGCGGCGACGACGACCAGCTCGAGCACGAGCTCGGCGAATCCGCTCCAGCCGCAAGGCGGCGGCCGCCGCGGGCCAGGAGGGTTCTAACATGTCTAGCGAGATCAACACCGACACGCCGGTCATCGACATCCAAGGCGTGCAGAAGATCTACAAAACGGGATCGAACGAGGTCGCCGCGCTCAAGGGCATCGACCTCACCGTTAGGCAGGGCGAGCTCGTGGCGATCATGGGCTCGTCCGGCTCGGGAAAGTCGACGCTGATGAATATCCTCGGGTGCCTCGACGTCCCAACCCAGGGCGTGTATGCCCTCGACGGAATTCGAGTGGAGGGACTCAGCAAGAATCAGCTCGCCGATATCCGGAATCAAAAGCTCGGCTTTGTCTTTCAGGGCTTCAACCTGCTCGCGCGGACGACGGCGATCGACAACGTCGAGCTGCCGCTGCTCTACGATCGCACGGGCAAGAAAGTGAACACGAAAGAGATGGCGAAGCACGCGCTCGAGCGTGTCGGCCTTGGCGACCGCCTCGAGCACCAGCCGAGCGAGTTGTCCGGTGGTCAGCAGCAGCGCGTCGCAATCGCGCGAGCGCTCGTCACCGAGCCGCGGTTACTGCTCGCCGACGAGCCGACGGGAAATCTCGACAGCCGTACATCGGTTGAAGTGATGGCGTTGTTCCAGGAACTGAACGCGCAGGGGATCACGATTCTCATCGTGACGCACGAGCCCGACGTCGCGCAGTACGCGACACGGATCGTGGAAGTTCGTGACGGACGCATTCGTCGCGATCATCCCGTCGAGCTGCGGCGCAACGCCGCGGCTGACCTGCGCAACCTCGACGCCGACGTCGTCATCGACGTGCAGGCGGAGCGCGCGGAGGAGGAGGCAGCATGAAACAGCAAACGCTATTCAAGCTGGCATCGCAGAGCATCCTCAAGAACAAGATGCGGACGCTCCTGACGATGCTTGGCATCGTGATCGGTGTCGGAGCCGTGATCGTGATGGTCGCGATCGGGAACGGCGCCCAAGCCCGAATTCAGGATCAGATCAAGAGCTTAGGAACAAATGTGATCATGATCATGCCGGGCTCGACGCAGCAGGGCGGCGCGAGCCAGGGCGCGGGCACGTTCAACCGCCTAACGGTCGCCGACGCCGAAAAGGTCAAGAAGGACGCGACGCTGTTGTCGGCGGTCTCGCCGGTAATTCAGACGCGCACGCAGGCAATTGCCGGGGGCGCCAACTGGCGCACGCAGATCAATGGCGTGTCAACGGACTATCTGACGATCCGTGACTGGGGCGTCGGCAGCGGTACGCTCTTCAGCGACAACGACGTGAAGTCGATGCGCAAGGTAGCCGTGCTTGGCGCGACGGTCGCGCAGAATCTGTTCCCCGGGACTGATCCGGTCGGCGCGCAGATTCAGCTCGGCCACGTGCCGTTCCAGGTGATCGGCGTGCTCTCGACAAAGGGCCAGAACGCTGCCGGCAACGACCAGGACGACGTCGTCCTCATTCCGTATACGACGGCGCAGGCTCGGTTGAGCGGCTTCGTTAGGCTCGGCCAGATCCTGGGGAGCACGGCCTCGCCAAACGATATCTCGGCGGCTCAGGACGAAATTCGCGGCATCATGCGCGAGTCGCACAAGCTGGGCGATTACGCGGACGACGACTTCACGATTCGCAACCAGAATGAGCTCGCCGACGCCGCGTCGTCGACGACGAAAGTCATGACGTACCTGTTGGCGGCGATCGCATCCGTGTCGCTGGTGGTCGGTGGTATCGGCATCATGAACATCATGCTCGTTTCGGTGACGGAGCGTACGCGAGAGATCGGCATTCGTATGGCGATCGGCGCGCGGGGCTCGGACGTTCTCACCCAGTTCCTGGTCGAGAGCATCGTCATGAGCGTCGCCGGCGGCATCATCGGGCTGCTCGTTGGCTTCGGTGGCGCGGCGCTGCTCGGACACCTCACGGGTTGGAGCACGTCGACGCCGCCCGTTGCGGTCGCGATCGCGGTCGGCTTCTCGGCGGCGGTCGGCATGTTCTTCGGTTATTACCCGGCTCGTAAGGCAGCGGCATTGAATCCGATTCAGGCCTTACGCTACGAATAAAGGGAGATTTGCAATGCTATCATCTCATTCTCGCATTCGAACGGTGCTGGGTGCCGTCGTCGGTATCGTCGCGCTGGGCGCGACGACCCTCGGCGCGCAGCAGCCGGCACCCGGTGCGCCGCCGCCGACGGTCGTGACCTTCGATCAAGCGCTCAAGCTGGCGCTCACCCAGAACGTCGGCATCAAACAGGCACAGAACGCGGCCGCGCTGAACAGCACGAACGTCACCCAGCAGAAGCTCGCGTTCCTGCCGAGCCTCAGCGTCAGCGCGAATACGGGCCAGACGTACGGCAATGCCTTCAACACGACCGACGGAACGCTCGCGAGCACCACGACGAACACGCTCAACGCGGGAATTTCGTCGAGCGTGACGCTCTTCGACGGCATGAAGAACGTCGCGAATCTCAAGAGCGCACAGCTCGGAGAGAGCGCAGGCGAGCAGGACCTCACGCGCGCCAAGCAGACGGCGGTCTTCACCGTTGCGTCGAACTATCTCGCGCTCGTGACGCAGCAGCAGCAACTCGACGTCCAGCAGCAGAATCTCACGGCACAGGAGGCACTCGAGAATCAGATCAGTCAGTTCGTGAAAGCAGGCTCACGGCCGATCTCCGATCTGTATCAGCAGCAGGCGATCGTAGCGAGTGCGCGCGCAGCCGTTGTGTCCGCGCAGAATGCCGTGGAGTTGGCGAAGGTGGACGCGATCCAGACGCTGCAGCTCGACCCTCGCGGCAACTACGATTTCCAGGCGCCTTCGCTTCCGGATACCGCGGCAACGAATGTGAACTTCAATCTCGATTCGCTTCTCGATCGCGCGTTCGCGCAACGGCCGGATCTCGCGGCCGATGCCTCACGAGTCAATGCGGCGCAGCAGGAGATCAAGGCGGCAAACGCCAGCAAGTATCCCACGATCTCGCTCACGGGCGGCTACAACAGCGGCGTGACGAGCGCGAACGACGCCGCCTTTCTCGATCAGCTGAATCAGCGGCGAGGAGGTTCCATTGGCATTGGCATCTCGATCCCGCTCTTCGATCGTGGCGCCACACAAGCCGCCACCGAGCGGGCGCAGATCTCGGCCGACAACGCGAATCTTGCTCTCGCCACCCAGCGGCAGCAGGTCGCGCTCGAGGTGAGGCGAGCATATCTGGATTATGACGCGGCGCGTCAGCAACTGGCCGCGGCCGATGCCCAACAGAAGGCAGCGACCCTCGCTGTGGCAACCACGCAGCAGCGGTACCAGGTGGGCGCGGCGACCCTCGTCGAGGTGACGCAGGCGCGCGCAACCCAGGTGCAGGCGCAGAGTGCGCTCATCACCGCGCGCAACAACCTGGTGTTCCAGCAGTCGTTGATGTCGTACTACACGGGAGAATTGAATCCGGCGAATGCCGTCATCGGCGGCTGAACACGCACGCAGGAGACAAGTGACACGGTGGCGAGTGGCGAGTGCCAAAGGTGGCGCCCGTTACTCGCCACTCGCCATTCCCATGGCTCGATTCTTTCTTACTCGGCCCTGCGCGCCGTTTCGCCAGGCGCGGACATTCAGCGTGCCGTTCCGGTCTCGATGGGACCGGCGCGGTACCTTGCCGTGCAAACCAGGTGACGATGATGGGACACGCGCCCACAGTGCTGCTCGTGGAAGACAACGACGACAATCTTCGGATTTACTCCACCATTCTCGGGTACGCGGGCTACCACGTCCTCGAGGCAACTGATGGGGAGGCGGGTCTTGCCACTGCGCGCAGCGGGCAGCCGGATCTGATCCTGATGGATGTATCAATTCCCAAGATCGACGGCTGGGAAGTTACGCGGATACTCAAGGCCGATCCGGCTACGTCGTCGATTCCGATTGTCGCACTCACGGCGCACGCCCTGGCAAGCGATCGGGAGCGTGCCAACGAGATCGGCTTCGACGGATACATCTCGAAGCCGGCCGAGCCTCGCTTGGTTCTAGCCGAAGTGGAGCGCCGGCTGGGCAAAGCCTCGGCGCCCCAGGGACTGCGAGCGCCCTGATCGCTGACGGAGCGCCGCATTGCGTTATGCATCTCGTCATGCAGATCGCGCGGTATAATCGTCCGATGGGGTATCAGTCAATTTTCTTAAGTCATTAGGTATCATGGTGTTAAATCCATCGGTACCGTCAGGCCCATGCGTTGCTTTTGTGGGGTGCGTTACACGCTCGTCCCTTCTCGGAGTGAGCGTGCTCGAACGAAACTCCACTTCCCCCAGGGTAACTCCATGACCAACCTGCTTCGTGCTCGCAAGGGCTTTACGCTCATCGAGCTCCTGATCGTGGTCGTGATCATCGGCATCTTGGCCGCGATTGCGATTCCGAAGTTCGCGAACACCAAGAACAA comes from Gemmatimonadaceae bacterium and encodes:
- a CDS encoding histidine kinase, which produces MSTISELETSTKAGAADLSSPPFRLSRRELVLIVAFWTFMAALTFANRLLDPRQLGFQFTNASAPIALAFLSAYSWALLTPLVFWLSARFLADHRHRVVGALILIAVGFAIAVALGMIGDEVRSALMPFPPRRGRGGGPPGYLWLRPWYLNDFIIYLGVLAAGLARAYSLRYRRQREESLRVAAQLRAQLAEARLDALRMQLDPHFLFNTLHAISSLVERDPRGVRRMISRLSELLRHTIEGPGDQEVPLRQELELLRRYLEIMEVRFQGRLQVTTDVQERAMDALVPNLVLQPVVENAVKHGVARIEGIGRIVLRGRIDGSQLVLCVENNAPLGEVGTASLSGTGVGVRNTRARLSHLYGDDQSFDLRAEDRTEGPVTIAEIRLPFHTRADLLTSAVVSIA
- a CDS encoding efflux RND transporter periplasmic adaptor subunit, with the protein product MKKSRIAAAAAVVVLAASSVAMYRRADAGQVSPYRFAAVTRGNLQATVSATGALSAVTTVQVGTQVSGQISALYADFNQKVKKGQLLARIDPTLQQQAVQDAQAGVEKAQSQYTTAEQEYGREKTLYDSKVITATEFGTAQSNYDVGKADLKSAQIALDKAKQNLAYTNIYAPIDGVIVARTVDVGQTVAASLSAPELFLIANNLSQMQILANVDESDIGQIAVGQPVTFTVQAYPNRSFTGTVQQVRLQSTTQDNVVNYTTVISCSNSDGKLLPGMTATVQFLTGSATNALLVPNAALRFRATPEMMAEAGIKTRSATSGKGATASGATASGATASSPASTSATTNGAAAANGGQRFGANGARSGSGTRPSGGMLWYLDKTGKLAVARVKTGLTDGQTTEIIPRDSTATIQPGLQVITATTAATTTSSSTSSANPLQPQGGGRRGPGGF
- a CDS encoding ABC transporter ATP-binding protein, yielding MSSEINTDTPVIDIQGVQKIYKTGSNEVAALKGIDLTVRQGELVAIMGSSGSGKSTLMNILGCLDVPTQGVYALDGIRVEGLSKNQLADIRNQKLGFVFQGFNLLARTTAIDNVELPLLYDRTGKKVNTKEMAKHALERVGLGDRLEHQPSELSGGQQQRVAIARALVTEPRLLLADEPTGNLDSRTSVEVMALFQELNAQGITILIVTHEPDVAQYATRIVEVRDGRIRRDHPVELRRNAAADLRNLDADVVIDVQAERAEEEAA
- a CDS encoding ABC transporter permease — protein: MKQQTLFKLASQSILKNKMRTLLTMLGIVIGVGAVIVMVAIGNGAQARIQDQIKSLGTNVIMIMPGSTQQGGASQGAGTFNRLTVADAEKVKKDATLLSAVSPVIQTRTQAIAGGANWRTQINGVSTDYLTIRDWGVGSGTLFSDNDVKSMRKVAVLGATVAQNLFPGTDPVGAQIQLGHVPFQVIGVLSTKGQNAAGNDQDDVVLIPYTTAQARLSGFVRLGQILGSTASPNDISAAQDEIRGIMRESHKLGDYADDDFTIRNQNELADAASSTTKVMTYLLAAIASVSLVVGGIGIMNIMLVSVTERTREIGIRMAIGARGSDVLTQFLVESIVMSVAGGIIGLLVGFGGAALLGHLTGWSTSTPPVAVAIAVGFSAAVGMFFGYYPARKAAALNPIQALRYE
- a CDS encoding TolC family protein produces the protein MLSSHSRIRTVLGAVVGIVALGATTLGAQQPAPGAPPPTVVTFDQALKLALTQNVGIKQAQNAAALNSTNVTQQKLAFLPSLSVSANTGQTYGNAFNTTDGTLASTTTNTLNAGISSSVTLFDGMKNVANLKSAQLGESAGEQDLTRAKQTAVFTVASNYLALVTQQQQLDVQQQNLTAQEALENQISQFVKAGSRPISDLYQQQAIVASARAAVVSAQNAVELAKVDAIQTLQLDPRGNYDFQAPSLPDTAATNVNFNLDSLLDRAFAQRPDLAADASRVNAAQQEIKAANASKYPTISLTGGYNSGVTSANDAAFLDQLNQRRGGSIGIGISIPLFDRGATQAATERAQISADNANLALATQRQQVALEVRRAYLDYDAARQQLAAADAQQKAATLAVATTQQRYQVGAATLVEVTQARATQVQAQSALITARNNLVFQQSLMSYYTGELNPANAVIGG
- a CDS encoding response regulator, yielding MMGHAPTVLLVEDNDDNLRIYSTILGYAGYHVLEATDGEAGLATARSGQPDLILMDVSIPKIDGWEVTRILKADPATSSIPIVALTAHALASDRERANEIGFDGYISKPAEPRLVLAEVERRLGKASAPQGLRAP